A single region of the Zygotorulaspora mrakii chromosome 4, complete sequence genome encodes:
- the SDD2 gene encoding Sdd2p (similar to Saccharomyces cerevisiae YMR074C; ancestral locus Anc_2.537), giving the protein MDPELQALREARLAELKRSSGGPGPGDRDGSGSSNGAARDEPGAGAIGSLIAGHLQPQALERLTRVSLVRPDRAKAVEQYLVQLLRQGTVTHKITEDEIVQILHGVAREQNKKNETKIIFNRRELVGNDELFSFSTKNSKANDDTDDDEDDFFD; this is encoded by the coding sequence ATGGATCCAGAGTTGCAGGCTTTGAGAGAAGCCAGATTGGCTGAACTAAAGAGAAGTTCCGGTGGCCCCGGCCCCGGCGACAGAGACGGTAGCGGCAGCAGTAACGGCGCCGCCAGAGATGAACCCGGGGCAGGAGCGATTGGTTCCCTGATCGCTGGCCATCTGCAACCACAGGCACTTGAGAGGTTGACCAGAGTCTCTTTGGTTAGGCCAGATCGTGCCAAGGCTGTCGAGCAGTATCTTGTACAGCTTCTCAGACAGGGTACAGTAACACACAAGATTACGGAAGATGAAATCGTTCAAATCTTACATGGCGTAGCCAGAGAacaaaacaagaagaatgaGACCAAGATCATATTCAACAGAAGAGAATTGGTTGGCAACGATGAATTGTTCAGTTTTAGTACCAAAAATAGTAAGGCCAATGATGATACTGATGACGATGAGGATGACTTCTTTGATTGA
- the RCO1 gene encoding Rco1p (similar to Saccharomyces cerevisiae RCO1 (YMR075W); ancestral locus Anc_2.538) — MEHSSRSSAPLESGGNPETSLNSLMPAPTSADDAQVSSKTVPKNGKNGRKAVESISSDKPNSQVKRPRRTTSQYVDYNLKKRRIIPPDDYSKRGKPSSVTASNSEGDSDIFEEDQKSIIDLDENGTPQMNEPKHIIDAKNGATGVFLSQGPSEKIKKEYLWNYKKNSSGSLTNNINNNKNSNSEMIIQPDWNFQDKLLENELYKSKLRTVKSESMTKLSSLREQLRAKDIHENERDKLIDNVNRTEQESNDCNHSSRHSTTHIKIKATISKESKSKLFGQNSIANLPPNSNCTKPNNSRLTNPAEEIENDDFCSSCSQTGSFLCCDTCPRSFHFLCLNPPLNANNLPEGDWSCPQCTFKLKYSSQTQIKKVEKDFIQNKLPTKGKLFGKLIFQLGATNPRQFKLPHAIRDYFVNINTGSRDQYQDEKEKDPLTEKQLFGTPYGQSITKLDAYNPDSHFDPETGELLLCYKCGKSKMGTWDNPNDSRLITRCDYCRTPWHLDCIPEVPRASLKNLGTNWKCPLHAPTDKLMHKQRRMTKNQKFIEPFQTCGFKNNGDIDVDLVEISAPGSRQMIESAKNIGNFPPVPILKESSIKLDFMDKIYRAKKVRRDNELKCQEHLIDRLIVSSSLVAMENNHSNLAELISFIYFTLNKDAHAKKLWDFKELCHVAEQELEKVEISSGEIKQLIILKKLLESKPKEELIRFFNLEP; from the coding sequence ATGGAGCACTCATCACGGTCCTCTGCCCCTCTAGAATCAGGAGGTAACCCTGAGACGAGTTTAAACAGCCTGATGCCAGCACCAACATCCGCAGATGATGCACAGGTTTCTTCGAAAACTGTGCcgaaaaatggtaaaaatgGACGTAAGGCTGTTGAGTCTATCTCCTCTGATAAGCCGAACTCTCAGGTTAAAAGACCTAGGAGAACCACTTCTCAGTATGTGGATTATAACTTGAAAAAGCGAAGAATTATACCGCCTGATGACTATTCCAAAAGGGGGAAGCCCAGTAGTGTAACAGCCAGTAACTCAGAGGGGGACAGCGATATTTTCGAAGAGGACCAAAAAAGTATTATAGACCtcgatgaaaatggtaCACCCCAAATGAATGAGCCAAAACATATTATAGatgcaaaaaatggagCCACAGGAGTTTTTCTTAGTCAAGGACCttcagaaaaaatcaaaaaggAGTATCTTTGGAATTACAAGAAGAATTCATCCGGATCACTCACTAATAACattaataataataaaaacTCAAATTCTGAAATGATTATACAGCCAGATTggaattttcaagataaGTTGCTTGAGAATGAACTATACAAATCAAAGCTTAGAACGGTAAAATCTGAGTCAATGACTAAGTTAAGTAGTTTGCGAGAACAATTAAGGGCAAAGGATATACACGAAAATGAAAGGGATAAACTAATAGATAATGTCAATCGAACGGAGCAAGAATCCAACGATTGCAATCATAGTAGTCGCCATTCTACAACGCACATAAAAATTAAGGCcacaatatcaaaagaatcaaagagCAAGTTATTTGgacaaaattcaattgcaAATTTGCCCCCTAATAGCAATTGTACAAAACCAAATAACTCAAGGTTAACAAATCCAGCGGAggagattgaaaatgatgatttttGTTCGTCCTGCTCACAGACAGGTTCATTTTTATGTTGCGATACATGCCCTAGATCGTTTCATTTCCTTTGCTTAAATCCTCCGCTAAATGCAAACAATTTACCCGAAGGTGATTGGTCATGCCCACAATGTACATTCAAGCTCAAATACAGCAGTCAAACCCAAAttaaaaaagttgaaaaagatttcataCAGAATAAATTACCTACAAAGGGAAAGCTTTTTGGCaaattaatttttcagttggGGGCAACAAATCCAAGACAATTCAAGCTACCCCATGCGATAAGGGACTACTTCGTCAATATAAATACAGGGTCAAGAGATCAATATCAGgacgaaaaagaaaaggacCCTTTAACAGAGAAGCAATTGTTCGGTACGCCGTACGGCCAAAGTATCACAAAATTAGACGCATATAATCCAGATTCGCATTTCGACCCAGAAACAGGAGAGCTATTACTATGTTATAAATGCGGCAAATCCAAAATGGGCACTTGGGATAATCCAAACGATTCTCGTTTGATAACGAGGTGTGATTATTGCCGTACTCCTTGGCATTTGGATTGTATACCTGAAGTTCCCCGAGcttctttaaaaaatttggggACAAATTGGAAATGCCCTCTTCATGCTCCGACGGACAAATTAATGCATAAACAGCGAAGAATGAcgaaaaatcaaaaatttataGAGCCATTCCAAACTTGTGgttttaaaaataatggTGATATTGATGTAGACTTAGTCGAAATATCAGCACCAGGCTCCAGGCAGATGATAGAATCGGCAAAAAATATAGGCAACTTTCCTCCAGTTCCCATATTAAAAGAGAGCTCTATTAAATTAGATTTCATGGACAAAATATATCGTGCTAAAAAAGTTCGGAGGGATAATGAATTAAAATGTCAGGAACATTTAATTGATCGACTAATTGTATCTTCATCGTTGGTAGCAATGGAGAATAATCACAGCAACTTAGCAGAGCTAATATCATTCATCTATTTCACATTAAATAAAGATGCACATGCAAAAAAGTTGTGGgatttcaaagaacttTGCCATGTTGCCGAACAGGAATTGGAAAAGGTTGAAATATCCTCTGGAGAAATAAAACAACTCATAATACTAAAGAAGCTGCTAGAATCAAAACCGAAAGAAGAGTTGATaagattttttaatttgGAGCCTTAA
- the PDS5 gene encoding sister chromatid cohesion factor PDS5 (similar to Saccharomyces cerevisiae PDS5 (YMR076C); ancestral locus Anc_2.539) has product MAKTTFRFNKPIISTSDSFIATDELLSRLAALHEELSTTVQGEVELSSLDAYRLALVSKKLLRHKDLGVRSFVACCLSDVLRLYAPDAPYTEPQLTDIFKLILAQFEKLGDPENGYYIQQTYLITRLLEYRSIVLLTDLPSSGRLLEELFQIFYDDTKVFGQKLFKVIGGILGEVISEFDSVPLPVLKMIFNKFLTYNPGKVPEGLGVVSNCGYEVSIILCDSYSSRMSRHLTKYYSEILYQITGENAVSAYDSKPSAFRTVEKLHKLVIRLWENVPDLVSAVIGFIYHELLSDNETLRKQATKLIGSLLSVNSSINFVTTHSDTFKAWLSKIADVSVEVRQQWVESVPEVLSVRDDVSQEISKGLTKTLIDSEYKIRKSSVLVLSDVSVQRIWMSITNATFFSCLLQLTREKNREVRELCILTVAQFYTESLEKIARTNQNADVWEVVDTTPRVLFELYYINDQHINEQVDHAIFKYLLPFELDNEKRVKKILNMLSNFDKKAFASFFAFNKRQLQISLALSKYVEFCDELNAKKDSEDDTDTANRFRKTVDWLASGLADKQKGTAALEVLKLLNDKRVFYLIKTCIANDVPYSSLVNSMKELIIKIQDPALFRKNNVRNVSNIIPKEIAHELEVLLYRSSPFIYNVSNISVFLDVGSHYSSDEITLKRKLLDNIAEVNPSLFKEQIKTLKDTVEKHDVIDSNKDVLSVDETLKTLYKISKVMKDHLELDDTILHINLKKLALKGNPLEAKYATKLIALLPSAQQKLKEVKSCLLPLNLQKDNNISSHIIVLAEIMKYAPEILAEDSTDIVGYLIKEVLLKNQVVGDSKNQPKWLENFVLNDIRYSALSSKLFTLKLFTNKLRSIAFEIPNDELSRAFTEKTMKLFSYLIASGGELISEQNKEYFPTPANYQTKLRCCTGLQVLKLARVPILGDFINPTDIVKLINLVEDESLPVRKEFLDQLKHYISYELISIKFLPLIFFTAYEPDAVLKSSTKTWINYTFTKPSFKKNTFFERALPRLIHAVAHHPDIVEGLASKDDTYLNSLTTAIDYLLFYFDSVATQENFSLLYYLAERVKNYKDAVSNEQDFEDNDDQETQSTTVANGDELETACLRMYIIGELAQMILLSLKERQGWQHSTYPGKLNLPADLFMPFSSVQEAQASFRTHLPDKFAGKLRLNIKAKVGRVLTASQTQRQKAQKRLLANEYHENEKKKRRVVKEPKESSAIANGDDQSYISPSRAEGKRGALPIVKKNLRVRKEIDYKDADDDIDSSEEGQVAYDENNKNDDGGIE; this is encoded by the coding sequence ATGGCAAAGACAACCTTTAGGTTCAACAAACCGATTATATCAACTTCAGACAGTTTCATTGCTACAGATGAACTACTCTCTAGGCTTGCTGCCCTTCATGAAGAATTATCGACAACAGTGCAAGGTGAAGTGGAACTCTCAAGTCTGGATGCCTATCGATTAGCGCTCGTTAGTAAAAAGCTTTTGAGGCACAAGGATCTAGGTGTTCGTTCCTTTGTTGCGTGTTGCCTTAGCGATGTTCTCAGATTGTACGCGCCAGATGCGCCTTATACTGAACCACAGCTTACAGATATCTTCAAATTAATTTTGGCACAATTTGAGAAGCTTGGTGATCCCGAGAATGGTTATTATATTCAACAAACATACCTAATAACAAGACTGCTGGAATATAGATCTATAGTATTGCTTACAGATTTGCCCTCTTCCGGGCGATTGTTGGAAGAGctattccaaattttttacgACGATACAAAGGTTTTTGGGCAGAAATTATTCAAAGTCATAGGAGGAATTCTAGGTGAAGTGATATCGGAGTTTGACTCTGTCCCTTTGCcagttttgaaaatgatcttcaacaaatttttaacCTATAACCCCGGTAAAGTCCCAGAGGGATTAGGTGTGGTATCGAATTGTGGTTATGAAGTATCTATCATTTTGTGTGACTCATACTCGAGCAGAATGAGTCGGCATTTAACGAAATACTATTCCGAGATTTTGTATCAAATCACTGGTGAAAATGCAGTATCTGCTTATGATTCAAAACCAAGCGCATTCCGAACAGTGGAAAAACTTCATAAGCTTGTCATTAGACTCTGGGAAAATGTTCCGGATTTGGTGTCTGCTGTAATTGGGTTTATTTATCATGAGCTTTTATCAGATAACGAAACTTTGCGTAAACAGGCCACTAAGTTGATTGGTTCATTGTTAAGTGTAAATTCCAGTATCAATTTTGTCACAACTCATAGTGATACTTTCAAAGCTTGGTTGTCTAAAATAGCAGACGTAAGTGTTGAAGTAAGACAGCAATGGGTTGAATCGGTTCCCGAAGTGCTGTCTGTAAGGGATGACGTATCACAAGAAATTAGCAAAGGACTCACAAAAACACTAATAGATTCCGAGTATAAAATACGTAAGAGCTCTGTGCTAGTGCTCAGCGACGTAAGCGTTCAAAGAATCTGGATGTCGATAACCAATGCAACCTTTTTCTCCTGTCTATTGCAATTAACTCGTGAGAAAAACAGAGAAGTCAGAGAGTTATGCATACTAACAGTTGCACAATTTTATACCGAATCGCTAGAAAAAATAGCAAGAACGAACCAAAACGCTGATGTTTGGGAGGTTGTCGACACTACTCCCCGAGTTCTTTTTGAACTGTATTACATCAACGATCAACATATCAACGAACAAGTAGATCACGcaatattcaaatatctTTTACCTTTTGAGCTggataatgaaaagagagtgaagaagatattgaatATGCTTTCGAATTTTGACAAAAAGGCATTTGCCTCCTTTTTCGCCTTCAATAAAAGGCAGTTGCAGATTTCATTAGCACTTTCAAAGTATGTTGAGTTCTGCGATGAATTGAATGCGAAAAAAGATTCAGAAGATGATACTGATACAGCCAATAGGTTTAGAAAAACAGTGGATTGGCTAGCATCTGGTTTAGCTGATAAGCAAAAAGGAACAGCAGCTTTAGAGGTATTAAAACTACTTAATGACAAAAGAGTTTTTTATCTTATCAAAACTTGTATTGCAAACGACGTGCCATACAGTTCTTTGGTCAACAGTATGAAGGAGCTCATCATAAAGATACAAGACCCAGCattatttagaaagaataatGTGAGAAATGTCTCAAATATCATcccaaaagaaattgctCATGAGCTTGAAGTCCTCCTTTATAGGTCTTCTCCATTTATTTACAACGTTTCTAATATTTCTGTCTTTCTGGATGTCGGAAGTCATTACTCCTCCGATGAGATAACTTTGAAACGAAAACTGCTTGATAATATAGCCGAAGTGAATCCCTCTCTTTTTAAGGAGCAGATCAAGACGTTGAAAGACACTGTCGAAAAACACGATGTAATTGACAGCAATAAAGACGTGTTGAGTGTGGATGAAACGCTGAAGACTTTGTACAAGATCTCTAAGGTAATGAAAGATCATCTAGAATTGGACGACACCATCCTTCATATCaatctgaaaaaacttGCTTTGAAGGGTAATCCACTCGAGGCCAAATACGCTACAAAATTAATTGCGTTATTGCCATCTGCTCAACAGAAACTGAAAGAAGTGAAGTCCTGTTTATTACCATTGAATCTGCAGAAAGATAATAATATATCTTCCCATATTATTGTATTAGCTGAAATCATGAAGTATGCACCCGAAATTTTAGCGGAGGATTCGACGGATATTGTGGGATATCTAATTAAAGAGGTACTACTAAAAAATCAGGTTGTCGGTGATTCCAAAAATCAGCCAAAATggcttgaaaattttgttttaaACGACATAAGATACTCTGCTTTGAGTTCAAAGCTGTTTACACTGAAGCTGTTTACGAACAAGCTCAGATCAATCGCATTCGAAATTCCAAATGACGAATTATCAAGGGCGTTTACCgagaaaacaatgaaacttttttcatatttaaTTGCAAGTGGTGGTGAGCTTATATCTGAGCAGAATAAAGAATACTTTCCAACTCCTGCAAACTATCAAACTAAGTTGAGATGCTGTACTGGGCTACAGGTACTCAAATTGGCTCGAGTTCCCATTTTAGGAGATTTTATTAATCCAACAGATATTGTCAAGTTGATTAACTTAGTGGAGGATGAATCACTGCCTGTGAGAAAAGAATTTCTTGATCAGTTAAAGCATTATATTTCATACGAGCTGATTTCGATTAAATTTTTGCCActcatcttttttaccGCTTATGAACCTGATGCGGTACTGAAGTCTAGTACAAAAACCTGGATAAATTATACGTTTACCAAACCATCCTTCAAGAAGAAtactttctttgaaagagctCTACCTAGATTAATACACGCTGTCGCACATCACCCAGATATTGTCGAAGGACTGGCATCCAAAGATGATACATATTTAAATTCGTTGACTACTGCCATAGATTATCTGTTATTCTACTTTGATTCTGTTGCAACACAAGAGAATTTCAGTTTGCTTTACTACCTGGCAGAAAGGGtcaaaaattacaaagatGCTGTATCAAATGAACAAGATTTCgaagataatgatgatCAAGAAACTCAGTCCACAACAGTTGCAAATGGGGATGAGCTCGAAACTGCTTGCCTCCGGATGTATATTATTGGTGAACTTGCACAGATGATCTTACTATCATTAAAGGAACGTCAGGGATGGCAGCATTCCACATATCCCggaaaattgaatttaCCGGCAGACCTGTTCATGCCTTTCTCGAGTGTGCAAGAAGCACAAGCTTCTTTTAGGACCCATCTCCCTGATAAATTTGCAGGAAAGCTACGACTTAACATAAAGGCCAAGGTCGGTCGAGTTTTAACCGCATCTCAAACACAACGTCAAAAGgctcaaaaaagattgttGGCGAATGAGTatcatgaaaatgaaaaaaaaaagagaagagtCGTAAAAGAACCAAAGGAGTCGTCTGCGATTGCAAATGGCGATGATCAATCTTACATTTCTCCAAGTAGGGCAGAGGGCAAACGGGGCGCTCTTCCGATTGTGAAGAAGAACCTTAGAGTTAGAAAGGAAATTGACTATAAAGATGCAGATGATGACATAGATTCAAGCGAAGAGGGCCAAGTCGCATATGATGAGAATAATAAGAATGATGATGGTGGGATTGAGTAA
- a CDS encoding uncharacterized protein (similar to Saccharomyces cerevisiae YHL008C; ancestral locus Anc_2.540), whose translation MVVDDAYYITPHEAALAAVATSMKKARLQFNTLVVNAILGGILFSSGSILCVAIHSENPGIEENNPGILNMMSGIAFGIGLFYVVIMGADLFNSNILFFSVGVLRRAVSVFDLLVSWTVCLFANLGGSLLVSYVFCHLSGVSSQPLWKTGSRALVEGKASFSFIETMLKAIVGNFLVCLAIYLQLLAKPIHVKFMVLVAPIFTFVACGFTHTVADMTLSFIGMLNGADVSVGKYIWKLLIPAVIGNIIGGFSFSLVVPFYLHLVVVERDRKRLSLPEYEARDEQPELNFDSRVVRITPHENRAEEEDAEEAEESEGDNLDGLSEKRATDDSFSNQEDENIDHANFQGSYASLPEESAPRAYTASDVPSNLLTRFSTLKSNYSGHSLISTRSRKRPILRSPQGVFPVRGMGEPLAREKTIENPYSVSARSSIDGFDSVEAKKIQIPRSLPIKRSQTEVPPASRAVDDRSDEVHEAGSYSAIDDRPGAKLERAITRLVERKPRERKSTAELPRTTQDTFPFNRPAANSRTYSERPSSRNSSLFRTMSQQFIPRRHSENINDFNKELKQAGVSQKAAASSNSVAGIANYSPMDFPTPITAPLRKHNSHSTP comes from the coding sequence ATGGTCGTCGATGATGCATACTACATTACGCCTCACGAGGCAGCACTTGCTGCCGTGGCAACATCCATGAAAAAAGCTAGATTGCAGTTTAATACTTTAGTCGTGAATGCAATTCTTGGTGGGATACTATTTAGTTCGGGATCAATATTATGTGTCGCGATACACTCAGAAAATCCTGGGATAGAGGAAAATAACCCTGGGATATTAAATATGATGTCCGGTATTGCTTTTGGTATCGGTCTTTTCTACGTGGTCATAATGGGAGCcgatcttttcaattccaaTATTCTATTCTTCTCCGTTGGAGTGCTGAGAAGAGCTGTATCAGTTTTCGATCTACTCGTATCGTGGACAGTATGCCTTTTCGCCAATCTTGGTGGGTCTTTGCTTGTCTCTTATGTTTTTTGTCATCTATCTGGTGTGAGTTCACAGCCGCTCTGGAAAACCGGTTCTCGAGCACTCGTCGAAGGCAAGGCAAGCTTCTCGTTTATTGAGACTATGTTAAAAGCTATTGTGGGTAACTTTTTGGTGTGTCTTGCTATCTATTTACAACTATTAGCAAAGCCTATTCATGTCAAGTTTATGGTATTAGTGGCACCAATATTTACTTTTGTTGCATGCGGGTTCACGCATACTGTAGCAGATATGACATTGTCTTTTATTGGTATGCTTAATGGAGCCGATGTCTCGGTTGGGAAATACATTTGGAAGCTACTCATTCCTGCGGTTATCGGTAATATTATTGGTGGATTTTCGTTCAGCCTCGTAGTACCATTTTATTTGCATCTAGTTGTGGTTGAACGCGATAGAAAGAGACTCTCTTTACCTGAGTATGAGGCTAGAGATGAGCAACCGGAACTTAACTTTGATTCCAGAGTTGTTAGGATCACTCCTCATGAAAATAGagctgaagaagaggatgcAGAAGAAGCTGAGGAGTCCGAAGGAGACAACTTGGATGGACTTTCCGAAAAAAGAGCGACAGATGATTCGTTTAGCAAtcaagaagatgagaatATCGATCATGCTAATTTTCAAGGGTCATATGCCTCACTGCCAGAAGAGAGTGCTCCTCGCGCGTACACCGCTTCGGATGTACCTTCTAACCTGCTAACAAGGTTCAGCACTCTTAAATCAAATTATAGCGGACATTCTCTTATCTCCACACGTTCGAGAAAACGTCCTATATTGAGGTCACCGCAGGGTGTATTTCCGGTTAGAGGAATGGGTGAGCCTCTTGCAAGAGAGAAAACGATTGAAAATCCATATTCAGTATCTGCCCGTTCTTCTATTGATGGTTTTGATTCTGTCGaagcaaagaaaattcaaatacCCCGCAGTCTGCCGATAAAACGATCCCAAACTGAAGTACCACCAGCATCTAGAGCTGTGGATGACAGAAGTGATGAGGTTCATGAAGCAGGTAGCTATAGCGCAATTGATGATAGGCCGGGTGCAAAGTTGGAGAGAGCTATAACGAGATTAGTTGAGCGTAAACCTcgagaaagaaaaagtacTGCGGAACTACCAAGAACCACCCAAGACACGTTTCCTTTCAACAGACCCGCAGCTAATAGTCGCACATACTCCGAACGTCCCAGCTCAAGAAACAGTAGCCTCTTTAGGACAATGTCGCAACAGTTTATACCGAGAAGGCATTCCGAAAATATAAACGATTTTAACAAGGAACTTAAGCAGGCCGGAGTATCTCAGAAGGCTGCCGCCTCATCCAACAGTGTGGCTGGCATTGCAAACTACAGTCCTATGGATTTTCCGACACCAATAACGGCTCCATTGAGGAAACACAATTCCCATAGCACGCCTTAG